One window from the genome of Hippoglossus hippoglossus isolate fHipHip1 chromosome 6, fHipHip1.pri, whole genome shotgun sequence encodes:
- the spg11 gene encoding spatacsin isoform X1 encodes MLEAPRPEIGPIAVAVIPENREEVADIRGAQLAPGGSLLGCLLPGAPGRPLPGAPGRLLLWDPADRGAPPAAVDGSCTDFSWEEQSVHSRGVSRLLAVGSQCDLKLLEVEAEPSAAIALLCVSECAADLLLQTVRQQDHSVFKLQSLRLLSFAAGRCCVLLNDDWLLQLQWLQAEAEPQILTCCSIQPPEGRDTAVNHCVCRDTLFTLSAAGIISVFSITDGVLLASVDVPLYLSSDLEEDDVVSSSPTSSSSSFCLLQVSADLSTAVAVTQSHAAVGVDLDHYFRMCPDHLICAVPPARPDLGPLRDQDSLSSCSLAALGSTFSTDRSWEAHLASMYSRAQQPPPPSTSSSSSQPAGMPWSSSLPHLESHQAPSSAHSRVPCGGATISFSVPESSAPCLLAVSEFSALLTFVSPGNRQTTVASWDFASGSVSYHQEEEEEEAAPLLRCGERQHRLLLKKAGVFQVLFSVSQQDLLSSLMLFGSAATVDAVCHLNSWGRCSIPIHALQAGLKNRQLDTVDFYLKSKENVLNPSTAFGAADQLTASTPSLTDCVQELCPALDLLCSAVRDSNSEAQSRQFSEQLLNFTLNFVNTQIRSVLSSSHYEDAGVQSCVDVLDRYVTELRSYMKRYPWPAGGDVSCTDSAPAQEEAQEDEWEQLPTEELVHQSILTNQIPRAQAILRRRSRPEQHLSALRKEGLRQVFSRLQQRDVQTANALLVNMGFSVKKQLHSFCLYTDDKHLREFVVEELSRRSYFAEEEMQSVTFIRQMEKLGAVFPSRCPADTTGLRVVQMVHREPGGGAEEVLGELVGQRRSDKDAGLWHNVRLDWVRNWDQSCQTAVLLSRLQHTELSSCDPAVLWRYLTALHDQHRVVDWIQNQETAGASLWPELVPELVNDNTLCSTYMRENILDLLARRGRFIPEELADLEKLLWRLAQGGGAMASSPPVPQYRSSLGLDLHGLVITFCLDHGLKYLLYTYLEHYRLTPRNCPVLTNQSLSESQPWFEMMVKIQEITRDLSDPRLLFQACLTSAQVLLPGSQASLSSLLLEGHSLLALAAITFAPGGIDQVVVQGSGSSGRTVDPQLLKMALAPHSKLKAALFPPGPRGHSPSSDISVYHLLLSLHPLDPSRLFGWQAANTLNSTETSELPHFSSPHLVNKFALVENLDFLYYLRHGRPSFAFATFLVQQLSSCSDTTLLWQQARQQVYRFALQCFNVPSVASAAVCFCELLGVCSLRLRVDLRAMNAILQHWSQHNTHSAPTQRLHTLGVKLAEAEPGVAEQLIGYLEAAVADSVEQKGVGRSSYEASQEWALPVQFCQLHSLELSSVYPAHCAGDGQFVHFLLFVELHSFPPQQVRSLVARFGPALQAHLSLAFQDLQLHRQRRSSGSEEQPQCLSTEKASGSPEHLRELFQVLLQSQEQASPCRYLLHEALLQRCPTLAVLAACQQGAELLPCLCAWVLTSVNDVTLSEATAHLLEAPQHHEWTLHDLSIIWRTLLGRGHVRPLLRGFALFQRDCPLVLVLRMFELCCDYRNFSEAKVKLLDFQRTLITLRNGGPVPPGGLPLQWVESQASVLLLTMLQRCSSQYDLHRLLQLLADVDKLLKSNGPDFRKLSRLSQLLQGSDVSLSPRLLQCSSPSVQQEEFQAAVDALQARGRYSQARKVALLANLPVHHLLLSQLLQEMNSQKSRTTWRRLETRVSFWRNCQEQLKSDSTDPGSASCFFLSQAEASDSSVAEVQTELLDVQERCLLLGLAAHWLSQLSPTPIDQLESMEKKLWISRVRQHVLTVAMEKESVFNLPPPAVAPEMNKYEVLMKEFSFSNISALNTETCLRLDGLPGRSEEQEEQEQQEQQEQQEEQEELNINSEERRVLASLIGQLLDDGSIHEASRVCRYFCLHHPDVWVVLRCRGLASGELSPEPQDEESEAPPRRSITPSSSFGSLSLAMTPLPEDEVAVQLQRLVDQCCHGNNYCKQVLSLYQLSKELQSSFSHICRQEPRSVLELLLQSDQPERFRKAQAFIRAQGLSTDTVAELVSSAVAQALLASAHDLQTAEKQVFRPSEGRDSLLQLIKLCDDPNLVGIKLLENVNVVPLRDLSCIVDLLIVAHDCFSLTCNMEGIVRVLQAARHLSHTYLAPGEHYGLLVRLLTGIGRYDEMTYVFDLLHQNHRFEMLLRKKVDMDRGQSSSLKTALLDYIKRCLPADSEKHNMVALCFSMRREIGENHEMAARTQLKIIESQEWVVTPDLKSSLVKVLGLLKDAAESFSKDSCVRQATRCVRTAKLVALQLHFLNQGSDIRVINLRPAVLLNTLIELPRCYQVFVVSEAYGVSPDWAEVLYQKVILKGDFVYLEELKRHRPLTSSLFEDIFKKLDAAPSSVTPHVKRLLTHCDDVYSRYRLAYQQKLDDVTKTMLQDAKTSNYLNDRLAS; translated from the exons ATGCTGGAGGCTCCGCGGCCGGAGATCGGCCCCATCGCGGTGGCTGTGATCCCCGAGAACCGTGAGGAGGTGGCGGACATCCGCGGAGCGCAGCTCGCTCCGGGAGGCTCCCTGCTCGGCTGCCTGCTGCCGGGGGCCCCGGGCCGCCCGCTGCCGGGGGCCCCGGGCCGCCTGCTGCTGTGGGACCCGGCGGACAGAGGCGCTCCTCCGGCTGCTGTGGACGGCTCCTGCACCGA TTTTTCCTGGGAGGAGCAGAGCGTCCACAGTCGGGGCGTCAGCAGACTTCTGGCTGTTGGATCTCAGTgtgacctgaagctgctggaggtggaggccGAACCATCAGCCGCCATCGCTCTGCTCTGCGTCTCTGAATGTGCTGCAGACCTCCTGCTGCAGACTGTGCGACAGCAGGACCACA GTGTGTTCAAGCTGCAGTCGCTGCGTCTGTTGTCGTTCGCCGCCGGCCGCTGCTGCGTGCTGCTGAATGATGattggctgctgcagctgcagtggcTGCAGGCGGAGGCGGAGCCACAGATATTAACCTGCTGCAGTATCCAGCCGCCTGAAGGCAGAgacacagctgtcaatcactgtgtctgcagagacacactgtTCACCCTCAGCGCCGCTGGAATCATAT CTGTGTTCAGTATCACTGACGGCGTCCTGCTGGCTAGCGTTGATGTCCCTCTCTACCTGAGCTCTGACCTGGAGGAGGACGACGttgtctcctcttctccaacctcctcctcctcctccttctgcctcctccaggtGTCGGCTGACCTCAGCACGGCCGTCGCCGTCACTCAGTCTCACGCTGCCGTCGGCGTTGACCTCGACCACTACttcag GATGTGTCCAGACCACCTGATCTGTGCCGTCCCGCCTGCTCGCCCCGACCTCGGGCCACTTCGAGACCAGGACAGTCTGTCGAGCTGCAGCCTCGCCGCCCTCGGATCGACCTTCAGTACTGACCG TTCCTGGGAAGCTCATCTGGCCTCCATGTACAGCAGAGCTCAGcagcctccacctccctccacctcctcctcctcctcccagcctGCCGGGATGCCCtggtcctcctccctcccccaccTGGAGTCCCACCAGGCTCCATCCTCGGCCCACAGCCGAGTCCCTTGCGGCGGTGCAACCATCAGCTTTTCCGTCCCTGAGTCCTCTGCTCCGTGTCTGCTCGCTGTCTCCGAGTTCTCTGCCTTGCTGACCTTCGTCTCCCCCGGCAACAGGCAGACCACAGTAGCCTCATGGGATTTTGCCTCCGGGAGTGTGAGCTAccaccaggaggaggaggaggaggaggcggctcCTCTTCTGCGCTGTGGAGAGAGACAGCACAGACTCCTGCTGAAGA AGGCCGGCGTGTTCCAGGTCTTGTTCTCAGTTTCCCAGCAGGACTTGCTCAGCAGCTTGATGCTGTTCGGAAGTGCAGCAACAGTAGATGCAGTGTGTCACCTGAACAGCTGGGGGCGCTGCTCCATCCCCATCCACGCCCTGCAG GCCGGACTGAAGAACCGTCAGCTGGACACGGTCGACTTCTAcctgaagagcaaagaaaacGTTCTGAACCCGTCAACGGCGTTCGGTGCTGCGGATCAGCTGACGGCCTCCACGCCGAGCCTGACCGACT GTGTCCAGGAGTTGTGTCCTGCGTTGGACCTGCTGTGTTCGGCCGTCAGAGACTCAAACAGTGAAGCTCAGAGTCGACAGTTTTCAGAACAGTTGCTCAACTTCACCTTGAACTTTGTCAACACACAGATCCGCTCTGTGCTGTCCAGCTCCCACt ACGAGGATGCAGGTGTGCAGAGCTGCGTGGACGTGCTGGACCGCTACGTCACTGAGCTGAGGAGCTACATGAAGAGATATCCCTGGCCTGCAGGGGGCGATGTCTCCTGCACCGACTCTGCTCCAGCTCAGGAGGAGGCGCAGGAGGACGAATGGGAGCAGCTCCCGACAGAG gaacTGGTCCACCAATCCATCCTGACCAATCAGATCCCCAGAGCTCAGGCCATCCTGAGGAGGCGGAGCCGCCCGGAGCAGCACCTGTCGGCTCTGAGGAAGGAGGGTCTGCGGCAGGTCTTCTCCCGCCTGCAGCAGCGAGACGTGCAGACCGCCAACGCTCTCCTCGTCAACATG GGTTTCAGTGTGAAGAAGCAGCTCCACAGTTTCTGTCTTTACACGGACGACAAACACCTGAGGGAGTTTGTG gtggaggagctgtcAAGGCGGAGTTATtttgcagaggaggagatgcagagtGTGACGTTCATCAGGCAGATGGAGAAGCTGGGAGCAGTGTTTCCATCTCGCTGCCCTGCGGACACCACAGGGCTCAG GGTCGTTCAGATGGTTCACAGGGAGCCGGGAGGCGGGGCCGAGGAGGTCCTGGGGGAGCTGGTGGGACAGAGGCGGTCTGATAAGGATGCAGGGCTCTGGCACAACGTCAGATTGGACTGGGTGAGGAACTGGGACCAGAGCTGTCAGACCGCCGTCCTCCTGTCCAGACTGCAGCACACAG AGTTAAGCTCCTGTGACCCTGCCGTGCTGTGGCGTTACCTCACCGCCCTCCACGACCAGCACCGGGTGGTCGACTGGATCCAGAACCAGGAGACCGCTGGCGCCTCCCTGTGGCCAGAGTTGGTTCCAGAGCTGGTGAACGACAACACACTGTGCAGCACGTACATGAGGGAGAACATCCTGGACCTGCTGGCCAG ACGAGGCCGGTTCATCCCGGAGGAGCTGGCAGAtctggagaagctgctgtggCGGCTGGCTCAGGGCGGAGGGGCGATGGCTTCGTCTCCTCCCGTCCCTCAGTACCGCTCGTCGCTCGGCCTCGACCTCCACGGCCTCGTCATCACCTTCTGCCTGGATCACGGCCTGAAGTACCTGCTCTACACCTACCTGGAGCactacag ATTGACTCCCAGGAACTGCCCCGtcctgaccaatcagagcctgTCTGAGAGTCAGCCCTGGTTTGAGATGATGGTGAAGATCCAGGAGATCACCAGGGATCTGTCAG ACCCACGCCTGCTCTTCCAGGCCTGTTTGACCAGCGCTCAGGTTCTGCTGCCGGGCAGTCAGGCGTCTCTCAGCAGCCTCCTGCTGGAGGGACACAGTCTGCTGGCTCTGGCTGCCATCACGTTCGCCCCCGGAGGCATCGACCAG GTGGTGGTTCAGGGGTCAGGCAGCTCAGGGAGGACAGTCGACCCTCAGCTCCTGAAGATGGCGCTGGCCCCCCACTCCAAACTGAAGGCTGCCCTGTTCCCCCCCGGGCCCCGGGGACACAGCCCGTCCTCGGACATCTCTGTTTACCATCTCCTGCTG tCGCTCCACCCTCTGGACCCGTCCAGGCTGTTTGGCTGGCAGGCGGCAAACACCCTCAACTCCACCG AGACGTCGGAGCTGCCTCACTTCTCCAGCCCTCACCTGGTCAACAAGTTCGCTCTGGTGGAGaacctggacttcctgtactACCTCCGTCACGGCCGACCTTCCTTCGCCTTCGCCACATTCCTCGTCCAgcagctgagcagctgcagcgACACGACGCTACT ctggcAGCAGGCCCGGCAGCAGGTGTACCGGTTTgctctgcagtgttttaacGTCCCGTCTGTGGCGTCTGCAGCCGTTTGTTTTTGCGAGCTGCTGGGAGTCTGCAGCCTTCGCCTGAGAGTCGACCTCAGAGCCATGAACGCCATCCTGCAGCACTGGAgccaacacaacacacactctgctcccACACAGAGGCTACACACTCTgg GAGTAAAGTTGGCAGAGGCGGAGCCTGGAGTAGcggagcagctgattggttaCCTGGAAGCTGCAGTGGCGGACAGTGTGGAGCAGAAGGGTGTCGGCAG gtcgTCGTACGAGGCGTCTCAGGAGTGGGCGTTGCCAGTGCAGTTCTGTCAGCTTCACAGTCTGGAGCTCAGCTCGGTTTATCCCGCCCACTGCGCCGGTGACGGACAGTttgtccacttcctgttgtttgTTGAGCTGCACAGTTTCCCGCCACAGCAG gtgagGTCACTGGTGGCTCGGTTTGGCCCCGCCCTCCAGGCCCACCTGAGCCTGGCGTTCCAGGACCTGCAGCTGCACCgtcagaggaggagcagtggatCTGAGGAGCAGCCGCAGTGTCTGAGCACGGAAAAGGCCTCTGGGAGTCCGGAGCACCTCAGGGAGCTGTTCCAGGTTCTGCTGCAGAGCCAGGAGCAGGCGTCGCCCTGCAGGTACCTGCTGCACGAGGCTCTGCTGCAACGCTGCCCCACACTGGCTGTGCTGGCTGCCTGTCAACAG gggGCGGAGCTGCTGCCCTGCCTGTGTGCGTGGGTGTTGACCTCTGTCAATGATGTCACACTGAGTGAAGCCACCGCCCACCTGCTCGAAGCCCCACAGCACCACGAGTGGACCCTGCACGACCTGTCAATCATCTGGAGGACGCTGCTGGGGCGGGGCCACGTCAGGCCCCTCCTGCGAGGCTTCGCGCTCTTCCAGAGG GACTGCCCCCTGGTGTTGGTGCTCAGGATGTTTGAGCTGTGTTGTGACTACAGGAACTTCTCTGAGGCCAAAGTGAAGCTGCTGGATTTCCAGAGGACGCTCATCACT CTGAGAAACGGTGGTCCGGTGCCCCCTGGTGGACTGCCCCTGCAGTGGGTGGAGAGCCAGGCCTCAGTGCTGCTCCTCACGATGCTGCAGCGCTGCTCCTCCCAGTACGACCTCCACcgcctgctgcagctcctggcCGACGTCGACAAGCTCCTCAAATCCAACG gtcCAGACTTCAGGAAGCTGAGTCGGCTCAGTCAGTTGCTGCAGGGGTCAGACGTCAGCTTGTCTCCCAGGCTGCTTCAGTGCAGTTCACCCTCTGTCCAGCAGGAGGAGTTCCAGGCTGCTGTGGACGCTCTGCAGGCCAGGGGGCGCTACAGTCAGGCCAGAAAGGTGGCGCTGCTGGCCAACCTGCCCGTCCACCACCTGCTGCTCAGCCAG CTCCTTCAGGAAATGAACTCCCAGAAGTCCAGGACAACGTGGAGGAGGTTGGAGACCCGAGTCAGTTTCTGGAGGAATTGtcaggagcagctgaagagcGACAGCACTGATCCAGGATCAGCCTCCTGTTTCTTCTTGTCGCAGGCTGAAGCCTCAGATTCCTCGGTAGCTGAAGTTCAGACGGAGCTGCTGGACGTCCAGGAGCGCTGCCTCCTGCTGGGCCTCGCCGCTCACTGGCTCTCCCAGCTCAGCCCGACTCCCATCGACCAACTGGAGAGCATGGAGAAGAAGCTTTGGATCAGCCGGGTGCGGCAACACGTCCTCACCGTGGCCATGGAGAAGGAGAGCGTTTTCAACCTGCCGCCGCCCGCTGTCGCACCTGAAATGAACAAGTATGAAGTTCTCATGAAGGAGTTCTCCTTCTCTAACATATCAGCTCTGAACACGGAGACCTGCCTCCGTCTGGACGGACTCCCGGGTCGCTccgaggagcaggaggagcaggagcagcaggagcagcaggagcagcaggaggagcaggaggagctgaacaTCAACTCCGAGGAGAGGAGAGTTCTGGCTTCACTGATTGGCCAACTATTAGATGACGGCAGTATCCATGAAGCCAGCCGAGTCTGCCGCTACTTCTGTCTGCACCACCCGGACGTGTGGGTGGTGCTGCGCTGCCGAGGGCTGGCGTCCGGAGAACTCAGCCCCGAACCACAAGACGAGGAGTCGGAGGCCCCGCCGCGGAGGAGCATCACCCCCT CGTCGTCGTTCGGCAGCCTGTCGCTCGCCATGACCCCGCTCCCTGAAGACGAGGTCGCCGTCCAGCTCCAGAGACTGGTGGATcagtgttgccatggcaacaactACTGCAAACAAGTCCTGAGCCTCTACCAGCTCTCGAAG GAGCTGCAGAGCTCGTTCAGTCACATCTGCCGCCAGGAGCCTCGCTCcgtgctggagctgctgctgcagtcggATCAGCCCGAGCGCTTCAGGAAGGCTCAGGCCTTCATCCGGGCCCAGGGCCTCTCCACGGACACGGTGGCCGAGCTGGTCTCCTCCGCTGTGGCCCAGGCGCTGCTGGCCTCCGCCCACGACCTCCAGACGG CAGAGAAGCAGGTATTCCGGCCGTCGGAGGGGCGGGACTCGCTGCTTCAGCTGATCAAACTATGTGATGACCCGAATCTGGTGGGAATCAAACTGCTGGAAAACGTCAACGTGGTTCCACTGAGAGACCTGAGCTGCa TCGTGGATCTGCTGATCGTGGCTCACGACTGTTTCAGTCTCACCTGTAACATGGAGGGAATCGTCAGGGTGCTGCAGGCCGCCCGTCACCTCAGCCACACCTACCTGGCCCCGGGGGAGCACTACGGCCTACTG gtgCGTCTGCTGACAGGTATCGGCAGATATGATGAGATGACGTACGTCTTCGACCTGCTGCATCAGAACCATCGCTTCGAGATGCTGCTGAGGAAGAAGGTGGACATGGACCGAGGACAg agCTCCAGTCTGAAGACGGCTCTGCTGGACTACATCAAACGCTGCCTCCCTGCAGACAGCGAGAAGCACAACATGGTGGCGCTGTGCTTCAGCATGAGGAGGGAGATCGGAGAAAACCACGAGATGGCGGCCAGGACGCAGCTGAAGATCATCGAGTCTCAGGAGTGGG TCGTCACGCCGGATCTGAAGAGTTCATTGGTCAAAGTGTTGGGTCTGTTGAAGGACGCAGCTGAGAGCTTCTCCAAG gACTCGTGTGTACGTCAGGCGACTCGCTGTGTCCGCACAGCTAAGCTAGTCGCTCTTCAGCTCCACTTCCTGAACCAGGGGTCAGACATACGTGTCATCAACCTGC